A single region of the Oncorhynchus keta strain PuntledgeMale-10-30-2019 chromosome 4, Oket_V2, whole genome shotgun sequence genome encodes:
- the LOC127929823 gene encoding meiosis-specific nuclear structural protein 1-like: protein MLCREHLLNLLHNKRALAESLAEESLAEESLAEEFLAEESLAEEFLAEESLAEEFLAESLAEESLAEESLAEESLTEEFLAESLAEESLAEEFLAESLAEESLAEEFLAESLAEESLAEEFLAESLAEESLAEESLAEEFLAEESLAEESLAESLAEESLAEESLAEEFLAEESLAEESLAEESLAEESLAEEFLAESLAEESLAEEFLAEEFLAEESLAEESLAEEFLAEEFLAESLAEESLAEEFLAEEFLAEEFLAESLAEESLAEEFLAEEFLAESLAEESLAEEILAEEFLAEEILAEESLAEEILAEEFLAEEILAEESLAEEILAEEILAEEFLAESLAEEFLAEEFLAESLAEEFLAESLAEEFLAEESLAEEFLAESLAEEFLAEEFLAESRAEEFLAEEFLAEESLAEESLAEEFLAEEFLAEESLAEESLAEEFLAEEFLAEEFLAEEFRAEEFWVEEFLAEEFLAEEFLAEEFLTEFLEPTCLALHL, encoded by the coding sequence ATGTTGTGCAGAGAACACCTACTGAATCTGTTACACAATAAGCGAGCACTGGCTGAGTCCCTAGCTGAGGAGTCCCTGGCTGAGGAGTCCCTAGCTGAGGAGTTCCTGGCTGAGGAGTCCCTAGCTGAGGAGTTCCTGGCTGAGGAGTCCCTAGCTGAGGAGTTCCTGGCTGAGTCCCTAGCTGAGGAGTCCCTAGCTGAGGAGTCCCTAGCTGAGGAGTCCCTAACTGAGGAGTTCCTGGCTGAGTCCCTAGCTGAGGAGTCCCTAGCTGAGGAGTTCCTGGCTGAGTCCCTAGCTGAGGAGTCCCTAGCTGAGGAGTTCCTGGCTGAGTCCCTAGCTGAGGAGTCCCTAGCTGAGGAGTTCCTGGCTGAGTCCCTAGCTGAGGAGTCCCTAGCTGAGGAGTCCCTGGCTGAGGAGTTCCTCGCTGAGGAGTCCCTAGCTGAGGAGTCCCTAGCTGAGTCCCTAGCTGAGGAGTCCCTAGCTGAGGAGTCCCTGGCTGAGGAGTTCCTCGCTGAGGAGTCCCTAGCTGAGGAGTCCCTAGCTGAGGAGTCCCTAGCTGAGGAGTCCCTAGCTGAGGAGTTCCTGGCTGAGTCTCTAGCTGAGGAGTCCCTAGCTGAGGAGTTCCTGGCTGAGGAGTTCCTGGCTGAGGAGTCCCTAGCTGAGGAGTCCCTAGCTGAGGAGTTCCTGGCTGAGGAGTTCCTGGCTGAGTCTCTAGCTGAGGAGTCCCTAGCTGAGGAGTTCCTGGCTGAGGAGTTCCTGGCTGAGGAGTTCCTGGCTGAGTCCCTAGCTGAGGAGTCCCTAGCTGAGGAGTTCCTGGCTGAGGAGTTCCTGGCTGAGTCTCTAGCCGAGGAGTCCCTAgctgaggagatcctggctgaGGAGTTCCTCgctgaggagatcctggctgaGGAGTCCCTAgctgaggagatcctggctgaGGAGTTCCTCgctgaggagatcctggctgaGGAGTCCCTAGCTGAGGAGATCCTCgctgaggagatcctggctgaGGAGTTCCTGGCTGAGTCCCTGGCTGAGGAGTTCCTGGCTGAGGAGTTCCTGGCTGAGTCCCTAGCTGAGGAGTTCCTGGCTGAGTCCCTGGCTGAGGAGTTCCTGGCTGAGGAGTCCCTAGCTGAGGAGTTCCTGGCTGAGTCCCTAGCTGAGGAGTTCCTGGCTGAGGAGTTCCTGGCTGAGTCCCGAGCTGAGGAGTTCCTGGCTGAGGAGTTCCTGGCTGAGGAGTCCCTAGCTGAGGAGTCCCTAGCTGAGGAGTTCCTGGCTGAGGAGTTCCTGGCTGAGGAGTCCCTAGCTGAGGAGTCCCTAGCTGAGGAGTTCCTGGCTGAGGAGTTCCTGGCTGAGGAGTTCCTGGCTGAGGAGTTCCGGGCTGAGGAGTTCTGGGTTGAGGAGTTCCTGGCTGAGGAGTTCCTGGCCGAG